One Salminus brasiliensis chromosome 5, fSalBra1.hap2, whole genome shotgun sequence DNA segment encodes these proteins:
- the elovl4a gene encoding elongation of very long chain fatty acids protein 4a, which produces MDIVTHLINDTIEFYKWGLTIADKRVEKWPLMDSPLPTLAISSSYLLFLWLGPKFMRNREPFQLRKTLIVYNFSMVIFNFFIFKELFLAARAANYSYLCQTVDYSDNPNEVRMAAALWWYFVSKGVEYLDTVFFILRKKFNHVSFLHVYHHCTMFTLWWIGIKWVAGGQSFFGAHMNAAIHVLMYLYYGLAACGPKIQKYLWWKKYLTIIQMIQFHVTIGHTALSLYTDCPFPKWMHWCLIGYALTFIVLFGNFYYQTYRRQPRREGPPKAGKAVSNGAPNGVLAASNGVAGKMAEKPVVAENGRRKRKGRAKRD; this is translated from the exons ACAAGCGTGTGGAGAAATGGCCACTGATGGACTCTCCTCTCCCCACGCTGGCCATCAGCTCCTCTTACCTGCTCTTCCTGTGGCTGGGGCCAAAGTTCATGAGGAACAGGGAGCCTTTTCAGCTCCGGAAGACCCTTATTGTTTACAACTTCAGCATGgtcatttttaactttttcaTCTTCAAAGAG CTCTTCCTTGCAGCACGGGCGGCAAACTACAGCTACCTCTGCCAGACTGTAGACTACTCGGACAACCCTAACGAAGTCAGG ATGGCAGCTGCCCTTTGGTGGTATTTTGTCTCAAAGGGAGTAGAGTACCTGGACACAGTGTTCTTCATCCTACGTAAGAAGTTCAACCATGTCAGCTTTTTGCACGTTTATCACCACTGCACCATGTTCACCCTGTGGTGGATTGGCATCAAGTGGGTAGCAGGAGGACAGT CATTCTTTGGTGCTCATATGAATGCAGCTATCCATGTCCTTATGTATCTCTATTATGGGCTGGCTGCCTGTGGGCCAAAGATCCAGAAATACTTGTGGTGGAAGAAGTACCTGACAATTATCCAAATG ATCCAGTTCCATGTTACCATTGGCCACACTGCTCTGTCCCTTTATACTGATTGCCCCTTCCCTAAATGGATGCACTGGTGTCTGATTGGCTATGCCCTGACCTTCATCGTGCTCTTCGGAAACTTCTACTATCAGACCTACCGTCGCCAGCCCCGTCGTGAAGGTCCGCCTAAGGCAGGCAAAGCTGTGTCTAACGGGGCTCCTAATGGAGTACTGGCGGCCAGTAATGGAGTGGCTGGCAAGATGGCGGAGAAGCCCGTGGTGGCAGAAAatgggaggaggaagagaaaggGCAGGGCGAAGCGTGACTAG